Genomic window (Alphaproteobacteria bacterium):
TTCTGCAGTCGGCCGCCCTGGGCCGCCAGCTCGAACGCCCCGACCTACTGGCCTACGACATGGGTGGTACCACGGCCAAGGGCGCCCTGGTGCGCACCGGCAATCCCCTCAAACGCTACGAGATGGAGGTTGCCCGGGTCCACGAGTTCCGCATGGGCAGCGGCCTGCCGGCCAAGATTCCGGTCATCGACCTGATCGAAATCGGCTCGGGCGGCGGCTCCATCGCCGAGCTCGAGGCCCGCGGCACCATACAGGTCGGCCCCCTGAGCGCCGGTGCTGATCCCGGCCCGGCCTGCTACGGTCTGGGCGGCGAACGCCCGACGCTGTCGGACGCCAACTTGGTGCTCGGTTACCTCGACGCCGGGTTCTTCCTGGGCGGCGAAATGGTCCTCGACCGTACCGCCGCGGTGACGGCCATCGACCACGGTATCGGCCGGCCGCTGTCAATCACCGCCGAGCGGGCGGCTTGGGGCATGCACGAATCGGCCAACGAGGACGTGGCCCGGGCTTTCCGCAACCACGCCTCGGAGCGCGGCTTCGACTACCGGGCCTCGGCCATGGTGGCGTTCGGCGGCTCCGGCCCGGCCCACGCCTGCCGCGTCGCCCGCAAGCTGCGGGTGCCGGTGGTGGTGCTGCCGGTGGCCATGGGCGTGATGTCGGCAGTCGGCCTATTGGCCAGCCCGCTCTCCTTCGAGATTCTCAAGTCGGAGCGCATGGCGCTCGACGATCTCACAGCGGCGGTGCTGGGCCAGCGCTTCGAGGCCCTGTTCGACGAGGCGGCGCTGCATCTGGCCTCGACCGGCCTCGATCGCACCGAACTCAGCGTGGTGAGGCGCTTCGACATGCGCTACCGGGGCCAGGGCTATGAGCTCGAGGTGACGCTGCCCGAAGGCGACCCAGCGGCGCTGGTCGAGCGCGTCCCGGCCCTCTTCATCGAGGTCTACGAGCAGGTCTTCTCCAAGAGCTTTCCCACCGAGGCCGTCGAGATCGTCAACTGGAAGGCCGAAGTGTCGGGCCCGGCGCCCTTGGGAACCGGCTCCTATACCCTGGATGTCGGGGCCGCCGGCGACCAGGCCGTCAAGGGCACGCGCAGCGCCTTCGTCCCCGACCAAGGCGCCTTCGTCGATTGCCCGGTCTACGACCGCTACGCCCTGAATGCGGGCGATGGCTTCGTTGGACCGGCGTTGGTGGAGGAACGCGAATCGACCTGTGTCATCGGCCAGGGTGACCGGATCGAAGTCGACGGGCACGGCAATCTGATTGTCACCATCGCCGGCGGGGAGGACGCGGCATGAAAACCATTGATGCTGTCGATCTCGGTATCATGTGGGACCGCCTGACGGCGATCACCGACGAGATCCTGCTGTCCATCGTGCGCACCGCCTTTTCGGTCGGTGTGCGCGAGGCCTGGGACTTGGCCTGCGTCGTCTTCGACGCCGAGGGCCGGGCCCTGGCCCAGGCGACGCTTTCGATGCCGGCCTTCATTGGCACGGCACCACTGAGCATGCAACAGATGCTGGCCAAATTCCCATCCCACACCTGGCAGCCCGGCGACGTCGTGGTGACCAACGATCCCTGGCTCGGCACCGGTCATACGCCCGATATCTGCGTCACCCGGCCGGCCTTTGTCGACGGCCGCCTGGTCGGCTTCGTCATGACCATCACACACCTGCCCGACATCGGCGGCGTCGGCCTGTCGGCCCACAACCGCGAGGTCTACGAGGAGGGCCTGGTGCTGCCGATCTGCAAGCTCTACGAGGCCGGCGTGCCCGACGAAAAGCTCCACGACCTGATCGCCATCAATGTCCGGGTGCCGGAACAGGTCTTCGGCGACATCCTGGCCAACGTCTCGGGCTGCACTGTCGGCGAGCGCCTGATCGGCGAACTGATGACCGAATACGGGCTCGGCGACCTGGAGGCCCTGGCTGAAGGTGTGATCAGCCAGTCGGAGCAAGCCATCCGCAGGGAGATCGCGGCCATCCCTGACGGCCGCTATAAGAACGAGGTCGAAATCGAAACCGTCGGCGATACTGCCAAACTGGCCTGCACCGTGATCGTCGAGGACGACCACGTCACCGTCGACTTCACCGGCACCAGCGATGCCGTGCCCTTCGCCATCAACGTGCCGGTCTGCTACACCACTTCGTTCACCACCTACATCATCAAGTGCCTGACCACGCCCTCGATCCCCAACAACCAGGGCGCCACCAACCCGGTCACGGTGACGGCGCCAAAAGGCTGCATCCTCAATGCCATCAGGCCGTCGCCGACCGGCGGGCGGCATTCCGTGGGCTGGTTCATCGTGCCCCTGGTCATGGGGGCGCTGGCCGAAGCGCTGCCCGATCGGGTGCAGGCCGATGCCGGCATGGCCTCGCTTTTCATCGTGCTCTCTTCGCCGACCGGCGGCGAGGCCAACTCGAACCAGTACTTCCTGGCCGGCGGCCTCGGCGGCATGGCCGGGCTCGACGGCCAGCACACCACGCCCTTCCCCACCAACAACGCCGTGGTGGCCAGTGAGGTCTGGGAGAACGTCACCGGCATGACCGTGGTGAGGCGCCAGCTATTGCCCGATTCTGGCGGGCCCGGTGAATACCGGGGCGGCCTCGGCCAGATCGCAGAGATGGTCAACACCAGCCCCAACCCGATCTCCATCTTCATGTTCGGGATGCGCACCGAATTTCCGGCGGAAGGCCACCTGGGCGGCAAGGCAGGCGCCAAACGCCGCTTCGAAATCGACGGTGAGGCGATCCTGCCGAAGGGCCGCGTCGAACTGGGTCCGGGACAGACCTTCACCATCCACGAGGCCGGTGGCGGCGGCTTTGGCGATCCCTTCAAACGCGATCCCGAGCGCGTGCTTAGCGACGTGACCGTCGGTGCCGTCTCGTCCAAAGCGGCGCTCATCGACTATGGCGTCCGGGTCGACCTCGAGGCGGGCACGGCGGACCGGGGCGATTGATTCGACCCGCACCGGCCCGGCATGGGACGCAAGGCGAGATTTGGTGGGACGCAGC
Coding sequences:
- a CDS encoding hydantoinase B/oxoprolinase family protein, whose translation is MKTIDAVDLGIMWDRLTAITDEILLSIVRTAFSVGVREAWDLACVVFDAEGRALAQATLSMPAFIGTAPLSMQQMLAKFPSHTWQPGDVVVTNDPWLGTGHTPDICVTRPAFVDGRLVGFVMTITHLPDIGGVGLSAHNREVYEEGLVLPICKLYEAGVPDEKLHDLIAINVRVPEQVFGDILANVSGCTVGERLIGELMTEYGLGDLEALAEGVISQSEQAIRREIAAIPDGRYKNEVEIETVGDTAKLACTVIVEDDHVTVDFTGTSDAVPFAINVPVCYTTSFTTYIIKCLTTPSIPNNQGATNPVTVTAPKGCILNAIRPSPTGGRHSVGWFIVPLVMGALAEALPDRVQADAGMASLFIVLSSPTGGEANSNQYFLAGGLGGMAGLDGQHTTPFPTNNAVVASEVWENVTGMTVVRRQLLPDSGGPGEYRGGLGQIAEMVNTSPNPISIFMFGMRTEFPAEGHLGGKAGAKRRFEIDGEAILPKGRVELGPGQTFTIHEAGGGGFGDPFKRDPERVLSDVTVGAVSSKAALIDYGVRVDLEAGTADRGD
- a CDS encoding hydantoinase/oxoprolinase family protein; protein product: MSYRIGIDIGGTFTDFALLAEADSRLVIHKQLTTPAEPARSVLSGLPILLEKSGVAMAEVDTIVHGTTLVTNAVIEQRGAVTGFLCTKGFSDVLDIARERRYDMYDLTITYPEPLVPRALRVEIDERVRADGSIDRPLDDDEVTAAVRGLVDDHGMEALAVGFINSPTNPAHEKKVAEIAAREVPDLYVSTSADVFPFLREYERWTTTTMNAFTGPMFDRYLNSLESGLAALGFAGSFYIMSSSGGTVTPDTARQYPVRMLESGPAAGVLQSAALGRQLERPDLLAYDMGGTTAKGALVRTGNPLKRYEMEVARVHEFRMGSGLPAKIPVIDLIEIGSGGGSIAELEARGTIQVGPLSAGADPGPACYGLGGERPTLSDANLVLGYLDAGFFLGGEMVLDRTAAVTAIDHGIGRPLSITAERAAWGMHESANEDVARAFRNHASERGFDYRASAMVAFGGSGPAHACRVARKLRVPVVVLPVAMGVMSAVGLLASPLSFEILKSERMALDDLTAAVLGQRFEALFDEAALHLASTGLDRTELSVVRRFDMRYRGQGYELEVTLPEGDPAALVERVPALFIEVYEQVFSKSFPTEAVEIVNWKAEVSGPAPLGTGSYTLDVGAAGDQAVKGTRSAFVPDQGAFVDCPVYDRYALNAGDGFVGPALVEERESTCVIGQGDRIEVDGHGNLIVTIAGGEDAA